The following are encoded in a window of Candidatus Neomarinimicrobiota bacterium genomic DNA:
- the purD gene encoding phosphoribosylamine--glycine ligase — translation MAKLLVLGSGGREHALIWSLAQEQKHELYCAPGNASTAELARNVALDIADQSAVAAFVMQEDIELTLVGPEAPLAAGIVDRFHEQGLRIFGPSRVAARLESSKLFARDFMQANGIPHPAYRPCHSRAEVLAAVQDMGLPIVLKADGLAAGKGVIICRTREDLSAALEKYFDHQVFGEAGLALSVEERLVGPEMSVFALCDGDNFVIIGTAQDYKRAYDGDRGPNTGGMASIAPSPLASPELVEEIASTILRPAVNGMKARGCPYVGCLYAGLMIVDGKPFVIEFNVRMGDPESQVVLPLLNTPFYELMERALSENLPGSVQTKVGAAVCVVVASDGYPGKYEKDRPISGLERLDEDIILYHAGTTRDHNGSLVSNGGRVLNVVARGKTIPQAARLVYENIPRVDFPGSFYR, via the coding sequence ATGGCTAAGCTACTGGTATTAGGGAGTGGGGGACGGGAGCACGCTCTGATCTGGTCCCTGGCTCAGGAACAAAAACACGAGCTCTATTGTGCCCCCGGGAATGCCAGCACGGCTGAACTGGCGCGGAATGTGGCGCTGGACATCGCTGACCAAAGTGCGGTGGCGGCATTCGTCATGCAGGAAGATATTGAACTGACATTAGTGGGCCCGGAAGCGCCCCTGGCAGCGGGTATCGTAGACCGCTTCCATGAACAGGGTCTTAGAATCTTCGGTCCCTCGCGGGTAGCCGCCCGATTGGAGAGCAGCAAGCTTTTCGCCCGGGATTTCATGCAGGCAAACGGCATCCCGCATCCGGCCTATCGTCCCTGCCACTCCCGGGCGGAGGTTCTGGCAGCGGTACAGGACATGGGCCTGCCGATAGTGCTCAAGGCCGATGGCCTGGCGGCCGGCAAGGGGGTGATAATATGCCGAACCAGGGAGGACCTCTCGGCAGCCTTAGAAAAATACTTCGATCACCAGGTTTTTGGTGAAGCTGGGCTGGCCCTGTCAGTGGAGGAGCGCCTGGTGGGGCCGGAAATGTCGGTATTCGCCCTCTGTGACGGTGACAACTTCGTTATCATCGGGACCGCCCAGGACTACAAGCGGGCCTACGATGGGGATCGGGGACCTAACACCGGCGGTATGGCCTCCATCGCGCCCTCACCGTTAGCCTCGCCGGAGTTAGTGGAAGAAATAGCGTCGACCATCCTACGACCTGCTGTGAATGGAATGAAGGCCCGGGGCTGCCCCTATGTTGGCTGCCTGTACGCCGGTCTGATGATCGTGGATGGAAAGCCCTTCGTCATCGAGTTCAACGTACGCATGGGCGACCCGGAGAGCCAGGTGGTGCTGCCTCTGCTGAATACGCCCTTCTATGAGTTAATGGAGCGGGCCCTCAGCGAGAATCTCCCTGGCAGCGTCCAGACCAAGGTTGGGGCCGCGGTGTGCGTGGTAGTGGCGTCGGATGGCTACCCGGGCAAGTATGAAAAGGACCGGCCTATTTCCGGCTTAGAGCGATTAGATGAAGACATCATCCTGTATCATGCCGGCACGACCAGGGACCACAACGGTTCACTGGTGAGTAACGGCGGGCGGGTGCTGAACGTAGTAGCCAGGGGGAAAACGATTCCCCAGGCGGCGCGGCTGGTATATGAGAACATCCCCCGGGTTGATTTTCCGGGCAGCTTTTACCGGAG